One genomic window of Anaerohalosphaeraceae bacterium includes the following:
- a CDS encoding HAMP domain-containing sensor histidine kinase yields the protein MKSLRSWLSRAAAEAVRSVRIRSLSLAEKCRLLFGGAMLLTLILALSIPYFWMGKLAQKSVLDAGRAITELIFERHFQQISAREGGRPLLTELGHPADPNEYVVRWIRLDQTEQQRKSLEALTPAQREKLEELLEDEHVQDAAWYEEHARPPRNHYLRLVRAKDTCLQCHSKDGSAAPFNLNQQIGVLVVRMLPRETARTALMNQLCVIFAGLIAGTGAVIAFYMITQRVILRPVRQLRGLVNNIAEGNLEIRSAIRTGDEFERLSDAFNHMLDNLLQSQQKLQEANRQLDAKIAELSEKNIELYKANKLKSEFLANMSHEFRTPLNAILGFAQLLYEKPASDPDKCRRWAENIITSGRSLLNLINDLLDLAKAESGKMVLHIEKTSIKELCEGLVAFFSPLTEQKRLKVRLLMEDNLPLVQTDPGKVQQILYNLLSNAVKFTPEEGRIQIHVSRPDERSVRISVADTGPGIPKDQQEHIFEKFRQLDGSLTRKEPGTGLGLAICKQLAELLAGTVEVESEVGKGSVFSLTIPIALPKGADSGGQGGG from the coding sequence ATGAAGTCTCTGCGGTCATGGCTGTCTCGAGCGGCTGCGGAAGCCGTCCGGTCGGTTCGGATTCGTTCGCTGTCCCTGGCGGAGAAGTGCCGGCTGCTGTTCGGGGGAGCGATGCTGCTGACGCTGATCCTGGCTCTTTCCATTCCCTATTTCTGGATGGGAAAGCTCGCTCAGAAAAGTGTGCTGGATGCCGGGCGGGCCATCACAGAACTGATTTTTGAGCGGCACTTCCAGCAAATCTCCGCGCGGGAGGGGGGACGGCCGCTTCTGACGGAGCTGGGCCATCCGGCGGACCCGAATGAATATGTGGTTCGCTGGATTCGTCTGGACCAGACGGAGCAGCAGCGGAAGTCCCTGGAAGCCCTGACCCCTGCGCAGCGGGAGAAGCTGGAGGAGCTGCTGGAGGATGAACATGTGCAGGACGCCGCCTGGTATGAAGAGCATGCCCGCCCGCCCCGCAATCATTATCTTCGGCTCGTTCGGGCCAAAGATACCTGCCTGCAGTGTCATTCCAAAGACGGCTCGGCCGCCCCGTTTAACCTCAATCAGCAAATCGGGGTGCTGGTGGTGCGGATGCTGCCCCGTGAGACGGCCCGCACGGCCCTGATGAATCAGCTGTGTGTGATTTTTGCCGGCCTGATTGCCGGGACCGGTGCGGTCATCGCGTTTTATATGATTACCCAGCGGGTGATTCTTCGCCCTGTGCGGCAGCTGCGCGGACTGGTGAACAATATTGCCGAGGGAAATCTGGAGATTCGCAGCGCCATCCGCACCGGTGATGAATTTGAACGGCTTTCGGATGCCTTCAATCATATGCTGGACAATCTGCTTCAGTCGCAGCAGAAACTGCAGGAAGCCAATCGGCAGCTGGACGCCAAGATTGCCGAGCTGTCGGAAAAGAACATCGAGCTGTACAAGGCCAACAAACTCAAGAGTGAGTTTTTGGCGAATATGTCGCATGAGTTCCGCACGCCGCTGAATGCCATTTTGGGCTTTGCGCAGCTGCTTTATGAGAAGCCGGCCTCAGACCCGGACAAGTGCCGCCGCTGGGCGGAAAACATCATCACCAGCGGTCGGTCGCTGCTGAATCTCATCAATGACCTGCTCGATTTGGCCAAGGCGGAATCCGGCAAAATGGTTCTGCACATCGAAAAAACCAGTATCAAGGAATTGTGCGAGGGGCTGGTGGCGTTCTTTTCTCCGCTGACGGAGCAGAAGCGGCTGAAGGTTCGGCTTCTGATGGAGGACAATCTGCCGCTGGTTCAGACGGACCCGGGCAAGGTCCAGCAGATTCTGTACAATCTGCTCAGCAATGCCGTTAAGTTTACGCCGGAGGAGGGCCGCATCCAGATTCATGTCAGCCGGCCGGATGAACGAAGCGTCCGTATTTCGGTTGCCGATACCGGGCCGGGCATTCCGAAGGACCAGCAGGAGCATATCTTTGAGAAGTTTCGCCAGCTGGACGGCTCCCTGACCCGAAAAGAGCCGGGCACAGGGCTGGGGCTGGCCATCTGCAAACAGCTGGCGGAACTGTTGGCCGGTACGGTGGAGGTGGAAAGCGAAGTGGGGAAGGGCTCAGTCTTTTCGCTGACGATCCCGATTGCCCTGCCGAAAGGAGCGGACTCCGGCGGTCAGGGGGGAGGATGA
- a CDS encoding ShlB/FhaC/HecB family hemolysin secretion/activation protein — protein MNRAGRPKVHCRFSVHKLQTVHISGLACGFLILLAGLLSAAKEEFAEPAVSPEQEILEKIAEQEKKTETKTTQAKGRISPEALVEFLPADDTPRYAVRQIQIQGNRVLTTTELLQDIPVVFDSTGRYQLPAEPAALYDFRDIRRLIAQPGEAGTVSARTIQGLTQYLLQVYQKHNYAGIYVYVPAEAFGPDGAIRQGILPIQILEARVQTVSRQSFTPDLQPASRTYLREGLMEEWSPVKSGTVLNQKKLNDFLGVMNLNPDRYVSALISKGTEPNALSVQYNVYEANPWHWFLQVDNSGTDDRKWAPRIGLIHTNALGFDDRFTAIYQAKPERGFEDEFSVYSSYDFPLLTPFLRASLFGAYSEYNSQGLGTFDFLGRGYFYGTQLRWHALQHNGWFFDVTGTLIQEESRTSPLLVQTSEVRMDLWGWGVELYKTEDRAETFVSFSQLQSFETSGDFLTVRGSGAADEDFAVYTAAVRHSRYLDAGKVHRLSGSFSWTGSDGRMVPSRMSAFGGMYTVRGYDEYEVIADGGILASLQYEYDLVQADRVRSGNDRSAASEPKPFLRKLAPAVFLDYGQARIRDALPFEQTDTELCSIGGGLITELGTHLTGTVYAGYPLIATENTREGKGRLHAGILIRW, from the coding sequence ATGAACCGAGCTGGGAGGCCGAAAGTACACTGCCGCTTTTCTGTTCACAAACTTCAGACAGTCCATATCTCCGGACTGGCCTGCGGATTCCTGATTCTTCTTGCCGGCCTTCTGTCGGCCGCCAAAGAAGAGTTTGCTGAACCCGCCGTCAGCCCTGAACAGGAAATCCTCGAAAAAATTGCCGAACAGGAAAAAAAGACTGAAACCAAAACAACACAGGCCAAAGGAAGAATCTCTCCCGAAGCCCTCGTCGAGTTTCTGCCTGCGGATGACACGCCTCGTTATGCCGTCCGGCAGATTCAGATTCAGGGAAATCGGGTTCTGACAACGACAGAACTTCTCCAAGACATTCCGGTTGTTTTTGACAGCACCGGACGCTATCAGCTTCCTGCGGAGCCGGCTGCCCTCTATGATTTCCGGGACATTCGGCGTCTGATTGCCCAGCCCGGAGAAGCCGGAACCGTCTCGGCGCGGACCATTCAGGGGCTGACCCAATATCTCCTTCAGGTGTATCAGAAGCACAACTACGCGGGTATCTATGTCTATGTCCCCGCAGAGGCCTTCGGCCCGGACGGGGCGATTCGACAGGGAATCCTGCCGATTCAAATTCTCGAGGCCCGGGTTCAGACGGTCAGCCGTCAGTCATTCACGCCGGACCTGCAGCCCGCTTCCCGAACCTATCTGCGCGAAGGCCTGATGGAGGAGTGGTCCCCCGTCAAAAGCGGCACCGTGCTCAATCAGAAAAAACTCAACGACTTTCTTGGGGTGATGAATCTCAATCCGGACCGGTATGTATCCGCCCTGATCAGCAAAGGCACCGAGCCCAATGCACTGTCGGTCCAATACAATGTCTATGAAGCCAACCCCTGGCACTGGTTCCTTCAGGTGGACAATTCCGGAACCGACGACCGCAAATGGGCCCCGCGCATCGGCTTAATTCACACGAATGCTCTCGGGTTTGACGACCGGTTTACCGCCATTTATCAGGCCAAGCCCGAGCGCGGTTTCGAGGACGAATTCTCCGTGTACAGCAGCTACGACTTTCCGCTGCTGACGCCGTTCCTGAGGGCCAGTCTGTTCGGGGCCTACAGCGAATACAACAGCCAGGGCCTGGGTACATTTGATTTTCTGGGTCGCGGATATTTCTACGGCACGCAGCTGCGCTGGCATGCTCTCCAGCACAACGGCTGGTTCTTTGACGTGACCGGCACCCTCATTCAGGAGGAAAGCCGGACCAGTCCGCTGCTTGTGCAGACCTCCGAAGTCCGGATGGACCTGTGGGGCTGGGGCGTCGAACTGTACAAGACCGAAGACCGTGCCGAAACGTTTGTGAGCTTCTCCCAGCTGCAGTCGTTTGAAACGTCCGGCGATTTCCTGACCGTTCGCGGGTCCGGAGCCGCTGATGAGGATTTTGCTGTGTACACGGCCGCTGTACGTCACAGCCGATACCTGGATGCGGGCAAAGTGCACCGGCTCAGCGGGTCGTTCTCCTGGACGGGTTCCGACGGACGGATGGTGCCTTCGCGGATGTCCGCCTTCGGCGGGATGTACACCGTTCGCGGATACGACGAATACGAAGTCATTGCCGACGGCGGTATTCTGGCTTCGCTCCAATACGAATATGACCTTGTTCAGGCCGACCGGGTCCGCAGCGGAAATGACCGCTCCGCCGCGTCTGAGCCCAAACCGTTTCTGCGCAAACTGGCACCGGCGGTGTTTCTGGACTACGGCCAGGCCCGTATCAGAGATGCTTTGCCTTTTGAACAGACGGATACGGAGCTGTGCTCCATCGGCGGCGGACTCATCACCGAGCTGGGAACCCATCTGACCGGCACTGTGTATGCCGGCTATCCGCTGATTGCCACGGAAAACACTCGGGAAGGGAAAGGTCGGCTGCATGCCGGCATTTTGATACGCTGGTAA
- the ribH gene encoding 6,7-dimethyl-8-ribityllumazine synthase, with protein MIQEIKGQLTAGSGQYAIVVSRFNEFITSRLLGGAIDCLQRHGAKDEQITVVWVPGTVEITPVARRLADSGKYAAVICLGAVIRGQTTHYDLVCQQISRGVGQINFECKTPAIFGVLTCETLEQAIERAGTKQGNAGAAAAMAAMEMADLLSRL; from the coding sequence ATGATTCAGGAAATCAAAGGTCAGTTAACAGCCGGCAGCGGCCAGTATGCGATTGTGGTCAGCCGATTCAATGAATTCATTACCTCCCGTCTGCTCGGCGGGGCGATTGACTGCCTGCAGCGTCATGGAGCCAAAGATGAACAGATAACGGTTGTCTGGGTTCCCGGGACCGTCGAAATTACTCCGGTGGCCCGCCGGTTGGCCGACAGCGGAAAATACGCTGCCGTCATCTGCCTGGGGGCCGTTATCCGCGGACAAACCACCCATTATGACCTCGTCTGTCAGCAAATCAGCCGGGGTGTCGGGCAAATCAATTTTGAGTGCAAAACGCCGGCTATCTTCGGGGTGCTCACCTGTGAGACGCTCGAGCAGGCCATCGAACGGGCGGGCACCAAGCAGGGCAATGCCGGCGCTGCTGCCGCCATGGCGGCAATGGAGATGGCCGACCTCCTCAGCCGCCTTTAA
- a CDS encoding AAA family ATPase — MSSPEAPLRPSSSCRILAVLNQKGGVGKTTTVANLSAVLAQSAKRTLVIDLDPQAHLTIHLGADAETSPSGSYSVLTGTRSVQEALIQSRPNLWLLSSGIDLVGAETELVNEVGRETILRNALEPLREQFDYVFIDCPPSLGLLTLNALAAAEEVLIPIQPHFLALQGFGRLLQTIRLVNQRINPALRVKAILMCMYDSRTSLSAEVKNDIERFLESARQNRTPWSGASVVPVQIRRNIKLAEAPSYGKTIFEYEPSCHGADDYRAVAQYLFGEISPSESPVSTQQDKTAVCERTDAAETAPDRT; from the coding sequence ATGTCCAGCCCTGAAGCCCCCCTCCGTCCCTCTTCATCCTGCCGGATTCTGGCGGTCCTGAACCAGAAAGGCGGCGTCGGCAAGACGACGACGGTCGCTAATCTCTCGGCGGTCCTGGCTCAGTCCGCCAAACGTACACTCGTGATTGACCTGGACCCGCAGGCCCACCTGACGATTCATCTGGGGGCCGATGCCGAGACCTCTCCCTCCGGTTCCTATTCGGTTCTGACCGGCACACGGAGTGTTCAGGAAGCCCTGATTCAAAGCCGCCCTAATCTCTGGCTGCTCAGTTCCGGGATTGATTTAGTCGGAGCTGAAACGGAGCTGGTCAATGAGGTCGGACGGGAAACGATTCTCCGTAACGCCCTCGAGCCGCTTCGCGAGCAGTTTGATTATGTTTTCATCGATTGTCCCCCGTCGCTGGGGCTGCTGACGCTCAATGCCCTGGCGGCGGCGGAGGAAGTACTGATTCCCATCCAGCCGCATTTTCTGGCCCTGCAGGGATTCGGCCGACTTCTTCAGACGATTCGGCTGGTCAATCAGCGAATCAATCCGGCCCTTCGGGTCAAGGCGATTCTGATGTGCATGTATGACAGCCGAACCAGTCTGTCCGCGGAGGTCAAGAATGACATCGAGCGGTTTCTCGAATCCGCTCGGCAGAACCGAACGCCCTGGTCCGGAGCATCTGTGGTGCCTGTTCAGATTCGCCGCAACATCAAGCTCGCGGAGGCCCCCAGTTACGGCAAAACCATCTTCGAATATGAACCATCCTGTCATGGGGCCGACGACTATCGGGCCGTTGCTCAGTACCTTTTCGGAGAAATCAGCCCTTCGGAATCGCCTGTCTCGACTCAGCAGGATAAAACAGCGGTGTGTGAACGAACCGATGCGGCGGAAACCGCACCCGACAGGACGTAA
- the nusB gene encoding transcription antitermination factor NusB: MDRRSRARELAIQAICQLDVQGEQVLPLLARFFRENSDDELVVHLAEQWTRGAWEHWRRCDEEIAASAEKWNVNRLSMVDRSILRLGVYQLLFCPDIPEKVAINEAIELAKKYGGVQSPRFVNGVLDAVYRRKKESGTVSHVQP; the protein is encoded by the coding sequence GTGGATCGCAGAAGCAGAGCCAGGGAATTAGCGATACAGGCCATTTGCCAGCTGGATGTGCAGGGCGAGCAGGTCCTGCCTCTGCTGGCTCGTTTTTTCCGGGAAAACAGCGATGACGAGCTTGTTGTGCACTTGGCCGAACAGTGGACGCGGGGGGCCTGGGAACATTGGCGCCGCTGCGATGAGGAAATCGCCGCCTCGGCTGAAAAATGGAACGTGAACCGGCTGTCCATGGTGGACCGAAGCATCCTCCGCCTGGGGGTTTATCAGCTGCTGTTCTGTCCGGATATCCCTGAAAAAGTCGCCATCAACGAGGCCATTGAACTGGCCAAAAAATACGGCGGCGTCCAGTCTCCCCGTTTTGTCAATGGGGTACTTGATGCCGTGTACCGTCGCAAGAAAGAATCAGGAACGGTCAGCCATGTCCAGCCCTGA
- the aspS gene encoding aspartate--tRNA ligase, with product MKRTHHCGLLRPEHIGQEVALCGWVNSYRDHGNLVFVDLRDRSGLVQIVFDPECDADSHQLARTLRCEWVIACEGKVRARGAGLENPKLDTGQIEVVIHRLTVLNTAKTPPFDPDNAEQVNEELRLAYRYIDLRRRSMQKRLQVRHRVAKIARDYFDQQGFWEVETPMLGKSTPEGARDFLVPSRLCKGMFYALPQSPQLFKQILMVAGCERYFQIVRCFRDEDPRADRQAEFTQIDVEMSFVTADDVMTVNERLIARIFQEILGVQVPLPVPRMTYQQAMEEYGIDRPDLRFEMKLKDISDIAAACSFKVFTDAVQKGGIVKGLCAPGGGKYSRSDIEKTLTDFVTDLGAKGLAWFKVAPSESGHGLELKSNLVKFFTPEQQQEILRRFEAKADDLILLVADKPAIVNKALAPLRVRLGKELGLIKENDFRFTWVVDFPLFEWNEEEKRYDSMHHPFTAPVPEDLPKLDTDPAHIRSQAYDLVVNGSEVGGGSIRIHQPAVQAKVFDLLKITRQQAEERFGFFLKALEYGAPPHGGIAFGLDRLVMLLTGTDNIRDVIAFPKTQRGQCLLTGAPSDVDPAQLQELNLRVQRHHQEPKNQAEMQ from the coding sequence TTGAAACGAACACATCATTGCGGTCTGCTCCGGCCGGAGCATATTGGTCAGGAAGTGGCACTCTGCGGCTGGGTCAATTCCTACCGCGATCATGGCAATCTCGTTTTTGTGGATTTGCGGGACCGCAGCGGTCTGGTTCAGATTGTATTTGACCCGGAATGCGATGCGGACAGTCACCAGCTGGCTAGGACCCTTCGCTGTGAATGGGTGATTGCCTGCGAAGGCAAGGTCCGCGCCCGCGGGGCCGGACTGGAAAATCCGAAGCTGGACACCGGACAGATTGAAGTGGTGATTCATCGGCTGACGGTCCTGAATACCGCCAAGACCCCGCCGTTTGACCCGGATAACGCCGAGCAGGTCAATGAAGAGCTGCGTTTGGCGTATCGGTATATTGACCTGCGCCGCCGTTCGATGCAGAAGCGGCTGCAGGTGCGTCACCGGGTAGCCAAGATTGCCCGCGACTATTTTGACCAGCAGGGGTTCTGGGAAGTGGAAACGCCCATGCTGGGCAAAAGCACCCCGGAAGGGGCGCGGGATTTTCTGGTTCCAAGCCGGCTGTGCAAAGGGATGTTTTATGCCCTGCCGCAGTCGCCGCAGCTGTTCAAGCAGATATTGATGGTGGCCGGCTGTGAACGCTATTTCCAGATTGTCCGCTGTTTTCGGGATGAGGACCCGCGGGCCGACCGACAGGCGGAGTTTACCCAGATTGATGTCGAAATGAGTTTTGTGACCGCGGACGATGTGATGACGGTCAATGAGCGGCTGATTGCCCGCATTTTCCAGGAGATTCTGGGGGTTCAGGTCCCGCTGCCGGTGCCGCGGATGACCTACCAGCAGGCAATGGAGGAATACGGCATCGACCGGCCGGATTTGCGGTTTGAGATGAAACTGAAGGATATCAGTGATATCGCGGCGGCCTGTTCGTTCAAAGTCTTTACGGATGCCGTCCAGAAGGGCGGAATCGTCAAGGGTCTCTGTGCACCCGGAGGCGGCAAATATTCCCGAAGCGATATTGAAAAAACCCTGACGGATTTTGTTACTGATTTGGGGGCCAAAGGACTGGCTTGGTTTAAAGTAGCCCCTTCAGAATCGGGACATGGGCTGGAGCTGAAAAGCAATCTGGTGAAGTTCTTTACGCCCGAGCAGCAGCAGGAGATTCTGAGACGGTTTGAGGCTAAAGCGGATGACTTGATTCTATTGGTGGCGGACAAACCGGCCATAGTCAACAAGGCCCTGGCGCCGCTTCGAGTGCGGCTGGGCAAGGAGCTGGGTCTGATTAAAGAGAATGATTTTCGGTTTACCTGGGTGGTGGATTTTCCTCTGTTTGAGTGGAATGAGGAGGAAAAGCGGTATGATTCGATGCATCACCCCTTTACGGCTCCGGTTCCGGAGGATTTGCCCAAACTGGATACCGACCCGGCCCATATCCGCTCCCAGGCCTATGATTTGGTTGTCAACGGTTCGGAGGTCGGCGGGGGCTCAATTCGTATCCACCAGCCGGCTGTCCAGGCCAAGGTGTTTGATTTGCTGAAAATCACGCGTCAGCAGGCGGAAGAGCGGTTCGGATTTTTCCTGAAGGCCCTCGAGTACGGGGCGCCGCCGCACGGCGGGATTGCCTTCGGTCTGGACCGGCTGGTCATGCTGCTGACGGGTACGGATAATATTCGGGATGTGATTGCCTTTCCGAAAACCCAGCGGGGCCAGTGTCTGCTGACTGGGGCGCCCAGCGATGTGGACCCCGCCCAGCTGCAGGAATTGAATCTTCGCGTTCAGCGGCATCATCAGGAGCCCAAGAATCAGGCGGAAATGCAGTAA
- a CDS encoding tetratricopeptide repeat protein, with protein sequence MINENSFRDPDEHPWDQADVIACEAFELYEKGQMQEALEKLTEAIEMNPSYGAWYFNKGLTLDALERYEEAIECYLRAIELCGEDVEILNSLAVDYTRTCQYDLALEIFEKIEEMDPGYEPCYCNRIITYTELERYDKAEEMFYLAQQIEPDCPICFYNIGNALFSQGRYERAIWCWQRTAHLDGNHPQIYYRIAQACWAAGRREEAREYFLKEIRREPGNLEVILDFGIFLLQQGDIEAAKEKFNRLLELEPEYAPAWFYKGELVLNLGRPEEAIEYYQRALGADRKLKGPRFRLAQLCAEKEPEKAIQYLHQEISTDLDEPDVLLAMGWLSARLGQHETACRCFLRVLDQDRIEPLAFYGLALCLAVRREYDAAEQCLKQAVSLKPDLPAFHLAGAWLSLQQQQWEQALRRAELALEIEPKNRALQKSCRQIRRAVQAVKYRTKINNLLSKARRLVRFKHTQSLCAGKPPR encoded by the coding sequence ATGATAAATGAAAACTCGTTTCGCGACCCGGATGAGCACCCGTGGGACCAGGCCGACGTGATTGCCTGCGAGGCCTTTGAACTGTATGAAAAAGGGCAGATGCAGGAGGCCCTCGAAAAGCTCACAGAGGCCATCGAAATGAATCCGTCTTACGGGGCCTGGTATTTTAACAAAGGCCTGACGCTGGATGCACTGGAGCGGTATGAGGAGGCGATTGAGTGCTACCTTCGGGCGATTGAACTGTGCGGGGAGGATGTAGAGATTCTCAACTCCCTGGCGGTCGATTATACACGAACCTGCCAATATGACCTGGCGCTGGAGATTTTTGAAAAAATCGAGGAGATGGACCCGGGGTATGAGCCCTGCTACTGCAACCGGATTATTACCTATACAGAACTGGAACGATATGACAAGGCAGAGGAGATGTTTTATCTGGCTCAGCAGATTGAGCCGGATTGTCCCATCTGCTTTTACAATATCGGCAATGCCCTGTTCAGCCAGGGACGCTATGAGCGGGCGATTTGGTGCTGGCAGCGAACCGCCCATCTGGATGGGAATCATCCGCAGATTTATTATCGGATTGCCCAGGCGTGCTGGGCGGCCGGACGCCGGGAGGAGGCCCGTGAGTATTTTTTGAAGGAAATCCGCCGGGAGCCGGGGAATCTGGAGGTGATTCTGGACTTCGGGATTTTCCTGCTCCAGCAGGGGGATATCGAAGCGGCCAAAGAAAAATTCAATCGGCTGCTCGAACTGGAACCGGAGTATGCGCCGGCCTGGTTCTATAAGGGCGAACTGGTCCTGAATCTGGGCCGGCCGGAAGAGGCGATTGAGTATTATCAGCGGGCCCTCGGAGCAGACCGAAAACTGAAAGGCCCCCGTTTTCGTCTGGCTCAGCTTTGTGCAGAAAAAGAACCGGAGAAGGCGATTCAGTACCTGCATCAGGAGATAAGCACGGATTTGGATGAGCCGGATGTCCTGCTGGCAATGGGCTGGCTGAGCGCCCGGCTGGGGCAGCACGAGACGGCCTGCCGGTGTTTTCTGCGGGTGCTGGACCAGGACCGGATTGAACCGCTGGCGTTCTACGGACTGGCCCTGTGTCTGGCGGTGCGGCGGGAATACGATGCGGCCGAGCAGTGCCTCAAGCAGGCCGTGTCGCTCAAGCCCGACCTGCCGGCGTTTCATCTGGCAGGCGCCTGGCTGAGCCTTCAGCAGCAGCAGTGGGAACAGGCCCTCCGGCGGGCGGAACTGGCCCTCGAAATTGAGCCGAAAAATCGGGCCCTGCAGAAATCCTGTCGGCAAATCCGACGCGCAGTGCAGGCGGTAAAATACAGAACGAAAATTAATAATCTACTCTCCAAAGCCCGCCGGCTTGTCCGCTTCAAACACACCCAATCCCTCTGCGCCGGCAAACCGCCCCGATAA